In the Leucoraja erinacea ecotype New England unplaced genomic scaffold, Leri_hhj_1 Leri_457S, whole genome shotgun sequence genome, one interval contains:
- the LOC129693875 gene encoding zinc-binding protein A33-like, whose translation MQFQRAARVSIDLRQDDFSGPFQFNLWKRMLKLINPVPIKLKLNPDTAHPRLILSSDLTAIRLGAKQKVPDKPERFVQWHGVLASQGFNTGSHYWEVEVGRNTMWSVGVVKASVLRKAEFTPEPKSGAWLLWRLGEEYTTMSSPRTALPVPVKPQRLGIYLNYEAGQVTLYNADDMSHLYTFRDKFTEKLYPFFLTGCKIDSLQIVHLNI comes from the exons ATGCAGTTCCAGAGGGCCGCCAGAGTTTCCATTGACCTCAGGCAAGATGATTTCAGCGGCCCCTTTCAGTTCAACCTGTGGAAACGGATGCTGAAGCTAATTAATCCAG TCCCAATCAAACTGAAGCTGAATCCGGACACTGCGCATCCGAGACTCATCCTGTCCAGTGACCTAACAGCCATCAGACTTGGTGCTAAACAGAAGGTCCCTGACAAGCCAGAGCGATTTGTGCAGTGGCACGGTGTCCTGGCATCTCAGGGCTTCAATACTGGGAGCCACTACTGGGAGGTCGAGGTCGGAAGGAACACcatgtggagtgtgggagtggtAAAAGCATCGGTATTGAGGAAAGCGGAGTTCACACCGGAACCAAAATCTGGTGCCTGGTTATTGTGGCGTCTGGGAGAGGAATATACCACTATGTCTTCACCACGTACTGCCCTCCCTGTTCCAGTCAAACCCCAGAGATTGGGCATCTACCTGAACTATGAGGCTGGCCAGGTGACACTGTACAATGCTGATGACATGTCACATCTGTACACTTTCAGGGACAAATTCACTGAGAAACTCTATCCTTTCTTCTTAACGGGTTGCAAAATTGATTCATTGCAAATAGTCCACTTGAATATATAG